From the genome of Malus sylvestris chromosome 6, drMalSylv7.2, whole genome shotgun sequence, one region includes:
- the LOC126625639 gene encoding uncharacterized protein LOC126625639, with protein MDSSCDSQRDEELHVEGEEVEAGTSQRRRGPSVPKWTKQLCSFDMSGKCVSDNSSAFSKYVASEVRDHRILPLAKHWRKIKDVDKEAFWNRIKGNIVFEDADIPRLPLIRFMTLKVAEHAHKEYRNKLKKKYYTNRAAEERPQPPPDVNPTQWGNLLAYWSGDKTKEVAEKNKINRQKKTMNHTTGTKSFARKRQEYRKKHGKEADPVTFFRECHTRKNEAWIDEESERTGATMESNLQTLIQSGQEDNEDLRTQVYVDTMGPERYNRVKGYGHGVTPDMVSYASSSSSTSISSKRSSNSAIALLMTQNNELKLRDENNNKRISDLENKQSQLFAWLFQRFQPQAQPQPPFSPGTQQSGQSQPPPQQSGQSQPPPAYPYAGYNQQPPYPMYPLPMQPTPYMQQPPMPYMQQPPMPYMQEPPYQVPVYRPEMAAPCPEFPAGGFAEMLAGVGSDVDLSRMLASNIGPQGREGSVPRSGADSVP; from the exons ATGGATAGTAGTTGTGATTCTCAACGTGATGAGGAACTTCATGTGGAAGGGGAGGAGGTCGAAGCTG GAACTTCTCAACGGAGGCGAGGACCCTCAGTTCCCAAATGGACGAAACAGCTTTGTTCGTTTGATATGTCTGGAAAATGCGTTAGTGATAACTCTAGTGCATTTTCAAAATATGTGGCATCGGAGGTTAGAGACCACAGAATTCTCCCATTGGCGAAGCATTGGCGTAAGATTAAGGATGTAGATAAGGAAGCTTTTTGGAATAGAATTAAG GGAAATATTGTTTTTGAAGATGCTGATATACCAAGATTGCCTTTGATCCGCTTTATGACGCTTAAGGTTGCTGAGCATGCACATAAGGAGTACagaaataagttaaaaaaaaaatattataccaACAGAGCTGCAGAGGAGCGTCCCCAGCCTCCTCCTGATGTGAATCCTACCCAGTGGGGTAATTTGTTGGCATACTGGAGTGGAGATAAAACAAAG gaGGTTGCTGAAAAAAACAAGATTAATCggcaaaagaaaacaatgaaCCATACTACTGGTACAAAATCTTTTGCAAGAAAGCGGCAAGAATAT cGGAAGAAGCATGGGAAAGAAGCTGATCCTGTAACCTTTTTTCGTGAATGTCATACACGAAAAAATGAAGCTTGGATTGATGAAGAATCGGAGCGTACAGGG GCAACAATGGAGAGCAATCTGCAAACTTTGATTCAGTCGGGGCAAGAGGATAATGAAGATCTTAGGACCCAAGTGTATGTTGACACAATGGGTCCTGAGAGGTATAATAGAGTCAAAGGATACGGTCATGGGGTGACTCCTGATATGGTTTCCTATGCATCTTCTTCGTCTTCTACATCAATTTCCTCCAAGAGGTCATCTAACAGTGCAATCGCATTGctgatgactcaaaataatgagttGAAATTGAGGgatgaaaataacaataaacgGATTTCGGACCTAGAGAACAAGCAAAGTCAGTTGTTTGCGTGGCTTTTCCAAAGATTTCAGCCACAAGCACAACCACAACCACCGTTTAGCCCGGGAACCCAACAGTCAGGCCAGAGTCAGCCTCCTCCTCAACAGTCGGGTCAAAGTCAGCCGCCCCCTGCATATCCTTATGCTGGCTATAATCAGCAACCTCCGTATCCTATGTATCCGCTGCCTATGCAGCCCACGCCATACATGCAGCAGCCGCCTATGCCATACATGCAGCAGCCTCCCATGCCTTACATGCAGGAGCCGCCTTATCAAGTGCCAGTATATCGACCCGAGATGGCTGCGCCTTGTCCTGAATTTCCAGCTGGGGGGTTTGCTGAAATGCTTGCGGGTGTTGGATCTGATGTGGACTTGTCGAGGATGTTGGCATCAAATATAGGACCTCAAGGGCGAGAAGGATCTGTGCCACGTTCAGGCGCAGATTCGGTTCCGTAG